One window of Chryseobacterium indologenes genomic DNA carries:
- a CDS encoding PKD domain-containing protein, translating to MNTKLDNVTTQYRKFNDNQALTEGQLNEFIDYFEDQDRLSRTRLSGVGIVCGFQSEYVELEISPALAEKTSGDRDLEIPFDTIAITQGAGVTTDGDLITLRQAGSKNSEATIDFKAKNYRYYRNYIDVVGYEHFLIGGQQIPLLELFTTQEYLKLVNGGANAGDFKPVIDIRSSLSDKVVILYLESYSNDENPCQDADCDNNGSEQISNLKVLLADTASVSELIEKGDAKDTIYKQHNFYEKLFDSLPNIEAKRVILDTLVKTVPQLKTKFQGAISTVAELSDGFTSIAGTFNVNMNLGGQTLFDKLNPLLSGTSPGLEDYQYRYDLLKDLIDTYNEIKGLILHLNAECCPDIASFPKHLMLGNVGAKQELGGYTPLRHGFYNSPVTTSDDENYERVVMLANRFVQKVNGFQSYIGRIKITPSNLNVRLGNKAIPYYYNVDKSLLAQWNFEKTKTDRSAYNLSYHTANLAGEDFIQNPLNYNIDNNDFYRIEGHLGMPYKTALQNINDLKTQYGLAFDVIALVLNKGEKPGGEPPVREKTVSIEELRKQLTSISNDVSNRAFNSQNTLLNISKLDEQLRLLNQAEFSKEGSSEGITVVKQDPKKDDVVSELLSEFLERKSGLEHVAGVEPGGTFALIYNSETENQVLADFSLPYLCCSKKDPAFLSLPKNKLCQKDAPIAMTIVPLDGQVKAFVNGAQIPAVTQSGGQSFFDPALVNAAYFGQTITFTVNDDPVEAQMIVYAQPNVSVTTGTVSYDAPTMDENANNPDATVEFNVTGDFTGLTFTWNFDDNTPIVHNEAPANKKLHVYKLVAGQEKTFNPTLTVTNANGCSNVYRLAPLKLKGQSTISCLSGMRVVIQYRDDVDQGHVCNDATFNLKGNNIVIGGVNPYPGFIGNIHLSNTGGNQDRGNHKPGTPALSRYNEIIITQAEAKQMASQSWDGFVEFSLECALPVNNRPPTGCHQDVAYTEIYLANATVPIYKGYPNGNFLKINPCTGVTK from the coding sequence ATGAATACTAAATTAGACAATGTAACAACCCAATATAGAAAGTTCAACGACAATCAGGCGTTAACAGAAGGGCAATTAAACGAATTTATAGATTATTTTGAAGATCAGGACAGACTATCAAGAACCCGTCTGAGCGGTGTAGGAATTGTGTGTGGTTTTCAATCAGAATATGTGGAGCTTGAAATCTCACCTGCTTTAGCAGAAAAAACATCTGGAGATAGAGATCTTGAGATTCCCTTTGATACGATTGCAATTACACAAGGAGCCGGTGTTACTACCGATGGAGACTTAATAACACTGCGCCAGGCGGGAAGCAAAAATTCAGAAGCTACCATTGACTTCAAGGCTAAAAATTACAGATACTACAGAAATTATATTGATGTCGTAGGATATGAACATTTTCTTATCGGAGGGCAGCAAATTCCTCTTTTGGAATTATTTACAACGCAAGAGTATCTAAAGCTGGTAAACGGAGGTGCTAATGCCGGAGATTTTAAGCCGGTAATAGACATTCGCAGTTCATTGAGCGATAAAGTTGTAATTCTGTATTTAGAAAGTTATTCCAACGATGAGAATCCATGTCAGGATGCTGATTGTGACAATAACGGATCTGAGCAGATTTCTAATCTTAAAGTGCTTCTTGCAGATACAGCATCTGTTTCAGAGCTTATTGAGAAAGGTGATGCAAAAGATACAATTTATAAGCAACATAATTTTTATGAAAAGCTTTTTGACAGCTTACCGAACATAGAAGCCAAAAGAGTTATTCTGGATACACTTGTAAAAACAGTACCACAGCTAAAAACAAAATTTCAGGGTGCCATCAGTACTGTTGCAGAATTAAGTGACGGATTTACTTCCATTGCAGGAACTTTTAATGTAAACATGAATCTGGGAGGACAGACGCTCTTTGACAAATTGAATCCTTTACTGTCAGGAACTTCTCCGGGCTTGGAAGATTATCAGTACCGATATGATTTACTAAAGGATCTGATTGATACCTATAATGAAATAAAAGGTTTGATTCTGCATCTGAATGCTGAATGCTGTCCGGATATTGCTTCATTCCCTAAACACCTTATGTTGGGAAATGTTGGAGCAAAGCAGGAATTAGGAGGTTATACTCCTTTACGACACGGTTTTTATAATTCACCGGTTACTACCAGTGATGACGAGAATTATGAAAGAGTGGTGATGCTTGCCAACCGTTTTGTGCAGAAAGTCAATGGATTTCAATCCTATATCGGACGTATTAAAATTACCCCTTCAAATCTGAATGTAAGATTAGGTAATAAAGCAATACCATACTACTATAATGTAGATAAATCCTTATTGGCGCAATGGAACTTTGAAAAAACAAAAACCGATAGATCAGCTTACAATCTAAGCTATCATACAGCTAATTTGGCAGGAGAAGACTTTATTCAGAATCCACTGAATTATAACATTGACAATAATGACTTCTATAGAATTGAAGGTCACCTGGGAATGCCTTATAAAACAGCATTGCAAAACATCAATGATCTTAAAACACAATACGGATTAGCTTTTGATGTCATTGCACTGGTCCTGAATAAAGGTGAAAAACCCGGTGGTGAGCCGCCAGTCAGAGAAAAAACAGTATCCATAGAAGAATTGAGAAAGCAGTTGACATCCATTTCCAATGATGTCAGCAACAGGGCATTCAATTCACAGAATACCTTGCTGAACATCTCTAAGCTGGATGAACAGTTAAGATTGCTGAATCAGGCTGAATTCTCAAAAGAAGGATCATCCGAAGGAATTACCGTTGTAAAACAAGATCCTAAAAAAGATGATGTTGTAAGTGAGCTTTTGAGCGAATTTTTAGAAAGAAAATCGGGCTTGGAGCACGTAGCCGGCGTAGAACCGGGTGGAACTTTTGCTTTGATTTATAATTCGGAAACTGAAAACCAGGTTCTTGCAGACTTTTCATTGCCATACCTTTGCTGTTCTAAAAAGGACCCTGCATTCTTGTCGCTACCGAAAAACAAATTATGCCAGAAAGATGCTCCGATTGCCATGACCATTGTTCCGTTAGACGGACAGGTAAAAGCATTTGTGAATGGTGCTCAGATTCCTGCCGTTACACAATCCGGAGGTCAAAGCTTCTTCGATCCTGCATTGGTTAACGCAGCTTATTTTGGACAAACTATTACGTTTACTGTGAATGATGATCCGGTGGAAGCACAGATGATTGTGTATGCACAGCCAAACGTATCTGTTACTACAGGTACTGTGAGCTATGATGCTCCTACGATGGACGAAAATGCAAACAATCCGGATGCTACGGTTGAATTTAATGTTACCGGTGATTTTACAGGTCTTACATTTACCTGGAATTTTGATGATAATACTCCAATCGTACATAACGAGGCACCTGCTAACAAAAAACTTCATGTGTATAAGCTTGTTGCAGGACAGGAAAAAACCTTTAATCCAACACTTACGGTAACTAATGCTAATGGGTGCAGTAATGTGTACAGATTAGCTCCGCTAAAATTAAAAGGTCAGTCTACGATTTCATGTTTAAGTGGTATGAGAGTCGTTATTCAGTACAGAGACGATGTAGACCAGGGTCACGTTTGTAATGATGCCACCTTCAACTTAAAAGGAAATAATATTGTAATAGGAGGGGTCAATCCATACCCTGGCTTTATTGGAAATATCCATTTAAGTAATACAGGAGGTAATCAGGATAGAGGTAACCATAAACCAGGTACTCCTGCGCTGAGCAGATATAATGAAATTATCATTACTCAGGCCGAAGCTAAGCAAATGGCATCACAATCATGGGATGGTTTTGTAGAGTTTTCTCTTGAATGTGCTTTACCTGTTAATAACAGACCACCTACTGGTTGCCACCAGGATGTTGCTTATACGGAAATCTACTTAGCAAATGCTACAGTTCCTATTTATAAAGGATATCCAAACGGGAATTTCCTAAAAATAAACCCTTGTACAGGAGTGACAAAATAA